One part of the Musa acuminata AAA Group cultivar baxijiao chromosome BXJ1-5, Cavendish_Baxijiao_AAA, whole genome shotgun sequence genome encodes these proteins:
- the LOC135673141 gene encoding protein TIFY 6b-like isoform X1 produces the protein MERDFLGIHGRDSGNRQDAALFGGSAVQWPFSNVSTMQPFVFYKAAQEEKARNYFFDKHSSSSRFHPLPSMAVFEPSQKASHAVASQKSFGLGRQSINQHPMHGYQPQSTGSSLDATTCHMIPVNMGGPFFKVQAAHSGPNIAVTSLEQLPTGGGIAVNSPIGGPAGGAFAPRNMPKPSHMTAQLTIFYGGCVNVYDDVPLDKARAIMLLASKGSNVSSNALNPRSEAPLPAAAPVPAKVLGSNGISTKQTLIPTPIYVVAPCSGLSSPISVASHARAAAGGGSSNTDDAPRPKAVVAPLVPTGLHDTSKTPTTALGSRTATNNTPRDCGPMFAAVPQARKASLARFLEKRKERMTNALPYPSSCSNMTQDKGGRGFESCNSPSKSSSAEISLSTYREDSWFLAHPKSSIGSMESLGTKLTI, from the exons ATGGAGAGGGATTTCTTGGGAATTCACGGGAGGGATTCGGGGAACCGCCAAGATGCAG CTCTCTTTGGTGGGTCAGCGGTTCAGTGGCCCTTCTCAAACGTCTCCACCATGCAGCCATTCGTGTTCTACAAGGCCGCTCAGGAGGAGAAGGCTAGGAACTATTTCTTCGATAAGCACTCGTCTTCTTCGAGGTTTCATCCTCTGCCAAGCATGGCTGTCTTTGAACCCAGTCAGAAAGCTTCCCATGCTGTAGCATCTCAG AAAAGCTTTGGTCTCGGAAGACAAAGCATCAACCAGCATCCCATGCATGGATACCAGCCtcagagcactggttcttcccttGATGCTACTACATGTCACATGATTCCTGTCAACATGGGCGGTCCTTTCTTCAAGGTTCAGGCTGCCCATAGCGGTCCCAATATAGCAGTCACCTCACTCGAGCAGCTTCCTACTGGAGGTGGGATTGCAGTTAACAGCCCTATCGGTGGCCCTGCTGGTGGAGCCTTTGCTCCAAG GAATATGCCCAAGCCCAGTCATATGACTGCTCAGTTAACTATCTTCTATGGGGGTTGCGTGAATGTGTATGATGATGTTCCATTGGATAAG GCTCGAGCAATTATGTTATTGGCGAGTAAGGGATCTAATGTAAGTTCAAATGCTCTCAATCCGAGATCTGAAGCACCCCTACCGGCTGCAGCCCCTGTGCCAGCCAAAGTGTTAGGATCTAATGGTATTAGTACGAAGCAGACCTTGATTCCTACCCCGATTTACGTGGTAGCACCTTGCTCGGGGCTTTCAAGCCCGATATCGGTTGCATCGCATGCAAGGGCCGCTGCAGGGGGTGGTTCTAGCAACACCGATGATGCACCGAGGCCTAAAGCCGTCGTTGCTCCACTGGTTCCTACAGGGCTCCACGACACCTCCAAAACTCCAACTACTGCTTTAGGCTCAAGAACTGCAACAAATAACACGCCAAGAG ATTGCGGACCCATGTTTGCAGCTGTACCTCAAGCTCGGAAGGCATCACTGGCTCGATTCCTAGAAAAGCGCAAGGAAAG GATGACCAACGCCTTGCCCTATCCTTCTTCTTGTTCCAACATGACCCAAGACAAGGGGGGCAGAGGATTCGAGAGCTGCAACTCGCCGAGCAAATCTTCGTCAGCTGAGATCAGTCTTTCGACCTACCGAGAGGACTCGTGGTTTCTGGCACACCCAAAGAGCAGCATAGGTAGCATGGAGTCCTTAGGGACCAAGTTAACCATATGA
- the LOC135673141 gene encoding protein TIFY 6b-like isoform X2, with protein MERDFLGIHGRDSGNRQDAALFGGSAVQWPFSNVSTMQPFVFYKAAQEEKARNYFFDKHSSSSRFHPLPSMAVFEPSQKASHAVASQKSFGLGRQSINQHPMHGYQPQSTGSSLDATTCHMIPVNMGGPFFKVQAAHSGPNIAVTSLEQLPTGGGIAVNSPIGGPAGGAFAPRNMPKPSHMTAQLTIFYGGCVNVYDDVPLDKARAIMLLASKGSNVSSNALNPRSEAPLPAAAPVPAKVLGSNGISTKQTLIPTPIYVVAPCSGLSSPISVASHARAAAGGGSSNTDDAPRPKAVVAPLVPTGLHDTSKTPTTALGSRTATNNTPRAVPQARKASLARFLEKRKERMTNALPYPSSCSNMTQDKGGRGFESCNSPSKSSSAEISLSTYREDSWFLAHPKSSIGSMESLGTKLTI; from the exons ATGGAGAGGGATTTCTTGGGAATTCACGGGAGGGATTCGGGGAACCGCCAAGATGCAG CTCTCTTTGGTGGGTCAGCGGTTCAGTGGCCCTTCTCAAACGTCTCCACCATGCAGCCATTCGTGTTCTACAAGGCCGCTCAGGAGGAGAAGGCTAGGAACTATTTCTTCGATAAGCACTCGTCTTCTTCGAGGTTTCATCCTCTGCCAAGCATGGCTGTCTTTGAACCCAGTCAGAAAGCTTCCCATGCTGTAGCATCTCAG AAAAGCTTTGGTCTCGGAAGACAAAGCATCAACCAGCATCCCATGCATGGATACCAGCCtcagagcactggttcttcccttGATGCTACTACATGTCACATGATTCCTGTCAACATGGGCGGTCCTTTCTTCAAGGTTCAGGCTGCCCATAGCGGTCCCAATATAGCAGTCACCTCACTCGAGCAGCTTCCTACTGGAGGTGGGATTGCAGTTAACAGCCCTATCGGTGGCCCTGCTGGTGGAGCCTTTGCTCCAAG GAATATGCCCAAGCCCAGTCATATGACTGCTCAGTTAACTATCTTCTATGGGGGTTGCGTGAATGTGTATGATGATGTTCCATTGGATAAG GCTCGAGCAATTATGTTATTGGCGAGTAAGGGATCTAATGTAAGTTCAAATGCTCTCAATCCGAGATCTGAAGCACCCCTACCGGCTGCAGCCCCTGTGCCAGCCAAAGTGTTAGGATCTAATGGTATTAGTACGAAGCAGACCTTGATTCCTACCCCGATTTACGTGGTAGCACCTTGCTCGGGGCTTTCAAGCCCGATATCGGTTGCATCGCATGCAAGGGCCGCTGCAGGGGGTGGTTCTAGCAACACCGATGATGCACCGAGGCCTAAAGCCGTCGTTGCTCCACTGGTTCCTACAGGGCTCCACGACACCTCCAAAACTCCAACTACTGCTTTAGGCTCAAGAACTGCAACAAATAACACGCCAAGAG CTGTACCTCAAGCTCGGAAGGCATCACTGGCTCGATTCCTAGAAAAGCGCAAGGAAAG GATGACCAACGCCTTGCCCTATCCTTCTTCTTGTTCCAACATGACCCAAGACAAGGGGGGCAGAGGATTCGAGAGCTGCAACTCGCCGAGCAAATCTTCGTCAGCTGAGATCAGTCTTTCGACCTACCGAGAGGACTCGTGGTTTCTGGCACACCCAAAGAGCAGCATAGGTAGCATGGAGTCCTTAGGGACCAAGTTAACCATATGA